The Pseudonocardia sp. HH130630-07 DNA window GTCGCCGGGAACCAGCCCAGCTGCAGCGAGAACACGCCCACCAGCAGCAGCCCGAGCGCGAACTCCGGCGCGGCCTGCACCCCGGCGACGACGCCGGTGGACACCCGGTCCACCGGCCGCCCGGGCCGGCGCCCGGCGGCCACCCCGAGCACGACGGCGAGCGGGACCGTCACCAGCAGCGCCGTGCCGCCGAGCAGCAGGGTCGTCCCGAGCCGGTCCAGCAGCTCGTCGAGCACGGGACGACCGGTGACCAGCGAGTCGCCGAGGTCGCCGCGGAGCAGGCCGCCGGCCCACTCGGCGAGCCGTACCCCGGCCGGCCGGTCCAGGCCCAGGTCCGTGCGCAGCCGGGCCACCTGGTCGTCGGTCGCGTCCGGGCCGAGGACGATGTCCGCGGCGTCGCCCGGCAGCAGCGTGGTGAGGGCGAACACCAGCCCGGCGGCGGCCGCGAGCTGGACCACGGCGGCCCCGGCCCGCCGTCCCACGGCGGCGGCTGTCCCGGCCGGTGCGGTCGCGCTCATCCGGCCGCCGCCCGGTCGAACCGGGCCCAGCGCAGGCTGTTCGGCGTCGCGTTCGCGATCCCGCTCACGCCCGTGGCGACGCCGACGTGCCAGTCGCTCGCCGCCCAGACCAGCGCGCCGGAGCCGGCCCGCAGGATCTCCTGGATCCGCACCAGCTCGGCGGCCCGGCCGTCCTCGTCCGGGTTCGCGACGGCCGCGGCGTAGCGCCGGTCGACCTCGGCGCTGGCGAACCCGGTGTAGCGGTTCTCGGTCGCGCCGGTGAGCCGCCGCCGTCCGATGTAGTCCGGGATCGGGAGCGTCCCGGTCCGGGTGAACGACGACGTGCCGACGGTGCGGGCCGAGGTGAAGTAGGTCTGCGGGTCCAGCACCCGCGGGGTGACCCGCAGCCCGATCTCCGCGAGCTGCTCGGCGACCAGGGTGGCCGCCGGCCCGAAGTTCGGGTCGACGGTCGAGGTCTGCAGTTCGACGACGGTGCCGTCGGCACCGGCCGCGCGGACCAGCTCCCGGGCCCGCCCGGCGTCGCGGGCCACCGGGACGGCCCCGGGCGGGAAGTACCGCTGCCCGGGGCGGCCGAACAGGTCGGTGCCCGGGCTGCCGGTCCCCAGCAGCACGATCCGGACCAGCGCGTCGCGGTCGATGCCGAGGCGGACGGCCTCGCGCAGCCGCGGGTCGGCGAACGGCGGCCGGTCGACGCGCAGATTGAGGAACTGCGTGGTGGCGCCGGGCGCGGACAGCAGCACCGCCCGCCCGGGGTCCTGCGCGAGGGTGCGGGCGCTCGCCGGGCGCAGGTCGTGGGCGTAGGCGACCTGGCCCGACAGCAGCGCACCGAGCCGGGCCTGCTCGTCGTCGATCGGGGTGAACTCCAGCTCCGGCGACGGCGGTGCCCCGTCCCAGTACGCGTCGTTGCGGGCGTAGACGCACGCGCCGCCGGGGGTGAACGAGACGAACCGGAACGGCCCGGTGCCGACCGGGTTCGTGAAGCCGGTCGTCCCGGCGGGGACGATCTCGGTACCCGGCGCGCCGAACGCGAGCGGCAGCAGGTGGTTCGGCGCCCGCAGCACGATCTCGACGTCGCGCCCGCTCGCCCGGCTCGCGGCGAGGTCCACCGGGCTGAACAGCGCCGCCGCGGTGGCGGTCGTCGCCGGGTCGGTGATCCGGCGCAGCGTGAACAGGACGTCCTCGCCGGTGAGCGGGCGGCCGTCGTGCCAGGTCGCGGCCCGGAGCCGGAACCGCCACCGGGTCCCGCCGGCGTCCGGCTCGAAGGACTCCGCGAGCCGGGGTTCGGCGGTCATCTCCGGGGTCCAGCCGGTCAGGGTGTCGAAGCACGCCTTCGCCCGCGCCTGGTCCACGAACTGCGGGACGACGTGCGGGTCCAGCGTCTCGCGGCTCCCGCCGCCGGGGAAGGCCACCCGCAGCCGCCCACCGGTACCGGTGGCCCCGCCGCAGGCGGCGAGCGCGGGGACGGCGGCGAGCGCGGCCGCCGCGCCGAGCAGGCGACGGCGGGTCAGCAGGAGATTCGGACGGTGGGTCCTCGGCACGGTCCGGACTCCTCCACGACGGCTGCGGTGCGGGTGCCGAACCGGCCGGTGCGACCGCGCGCAGCACGCGACGGACCGCCGCGGTCGTCGGATCACCTGAACGGGATCACGGACGTCGGCGGGATTCAAGTGCGAACGTGCGGCTCCTGCCCATCGGTCGCAGCAGTGCTCACCCGAGGCGGACCCGGTGGAACCGCGCCCAGGTCCCGGTGTCCGGCCGGGCCGGTTCGACGCCGTCGAGGTCGGCGGAGATCCCGACGTGCTCGTCGCCGTCGGACCAGACGGTCGCCGCGTCCCGGACGAGCACCTGGGCCCGGCGCAGTGCGGTGTCGCGGTCCCGCTCGTCCGGGGAACCGGCCGCGGCGGCGAGCAGCTCGGCGACGTCGGCCCGCCCGGTGCCGGACGGGTCGTCGGCACCCGCCGCTGCCGGGGTGCCGTTCGCGATGTCGCGCAGGAACAGCGGGACCGGCTGTGCGGGGACCCGCCGGAACCGGATCCCCGGCCCCGGTGGTGCCGCGGGAGCCGGTGTCACGGGCGGTGGTGCCGCGACCGGTTCGCCCGGTGCGGCGCCCGGCCCGGAGGCCGGGTCCGCCGCGGGCGG harbors:
- a CDS encoding ABC transporter permease, with the protein product MSATAPAGTAAAVGRRAGAAVVQLAAAAGLVFALTTLLPGDAADIVLGPDATDDQVARLRTDLGLDRPAGVRLAEWAGGLLRGDLGDSLVTGRPVLDELLDRLGTTLLLGGTALLVTVPLAVVLGVAAGRRPGRPVDRVSTGVVAGVQAAPEFALGLLLVGVFSLQLGWFPATAGGGSLLTPSVLVLPVVVLAAAQLGRLSRQVRLGVVQADRSPPVVHLRRLGLPERVVLTRHVLPGAVAPAVQQLARVVDGMLGGVVVVEALFALPGVGAGFVEAVGQRDLPMVQGYALLAAATTIGVNLAADLVTARLAPVREEQP
- a CDS encoding ABC transporter substrate-binding protein produces the protein MPRTHRPNLLLTRRRLLGAAAALAAVPALAACGGATGTGGRLRVAFPGGGSRETLDPHVVPQFVDQARAKACFDTLTGWTPEMTAEPRLAESFEPDAGGTRWRFRLRAATWHDGRPLTGEDVLFTLRRITDPATTATAAALFSPVDLAASRASGRDVEIVLRAPNHLLPLAFGAPGTEIVPAGTTGFTNPVGTGPFRFVSFTPGGACVYARNDAYWDGAPPSPELEFTPIDDEQARLGALLSGQVAYAHDLRPASARTLAQDPGRAVLLSAPGATTQFLNLRVDRPPFADPRLREAVRLGIDRDALVRIVLLGTGSPGTDLFGRPGQRYFPPGAVPVARDAGRARELVRAAGADGTVVELQTSTVDPNFGPAATLVAEQLAEIGLRVTPRVLDPQTYFTSARTVGTSSFTRTGTLPIPDYIGRRRLTGATENRYTGFASAEVDRRYAAAVANPDEDGRAAELVRIQEILRAGSGALVWAASDWHVGVATGVSGIANATPNSLRWARFDRAAAG